In one window of Denticeps clupeoides chromosome 2, fDenClu1.1, whole genome shotgun sequence DNA:
- the LOC114784459 gene encoding uncharacterized protein LOC114784459 isoform X2, with protein sequence MMLQLGSWLAQFHANPGRVTSEAAGKKAEESGPAVQDFLKHARNISGLKKVDMFCNLRIPNQYQTSRDEINLVILTGHGVFCVDVKSWAGLVLENKQNWHLQVKDDDQTISNTSIQQVANPLQAIMIKTTNLWNHMKRCGVKVSQSLFVPRVIFLSPHCHLDDTLKNRKELVAHDDLDAFLSSFREGYVSWLSDALTPSWISGHLSYGQLGQLREVLKRMGTWDVVELRGGVQLKGDFQSCTHIALNRQETEQLEFSAIGTLSAESLWALLGHTPQITVKMYKRGGQGWLGKALSGSATIPSNTHVVFRISEITPQRLPRSQPQGFMLL encoded by the exons ATGATGTTACAGCTGGGAAGCTGGCTGGCCCAGTTTCACGCCAACCCCGGCCGAGTCACATCAGAGGCGGCGGGAAAGAAGGCAGAGGAGTCCGGCCCTGCGGTCCAGGACTTCCTCAAGCATGCCAG GAACATAAGTGGGCTGAAGAAAGTGGACATGTTCTGCAACCTGAGAATTCCCAACCAGTATCAGACATCCAGGGATGAGATCAACCTAGTAATCCTCACAG GTCACGGGGTGTTCTGTGTCGATGTGAAGAGCTGGGCGGGCCTTGTGCTGGAGAACAAGCAGAACTGGCACCTGCAGGTTAAAGACGACGACCAAACCATCAGCAACACCTCGATACAGCAAGTCGCTAACCCTCTGCAAGCCATAATG ATCAAAACCACCAACCTGTGGAACCACATGAAGCGCTGCGGTGTGAAGGTATCCCAGTCGCTCTTTGTCCCTCGGGTCATCTTCCTCTCACCTCACTGCCACCTGGATGACACTCTGAAGAACAGGAAAGAGCTGGTTGCACACGATGACCTGGACGCATTCCTGAGCTCATTCAGGGAGGGCTATGTGAGCTGGTTGTCAGACGCACTGACACCATCATGGATCTCAG gtcACCTGTCGTATGGGCAGCTGGGTCAGCTCCGGGAGGTGCTGAAGCGAATGGGAACGTGGGACGTGGTGGAGCTGCGAGGTGGGGTGCAACTGAAGGGGGATTTCCAGAGCTGCACGCACATTGCACTCAACAGGCAGGAGACGGAGCAGCTGGAGTTTAGTGCCATTGGAACGCTGTCTGCTGAGTCACTCTGGGCGCTGCTGGGACACACACCACAG ATCACGGTGAAGATGTACAAGCGAGGCGGACAAGGCTGGCTGGGTAAAGCCCTCAGCGGGAGTGCCACCATTCCCTCCAACACGCACGTGGTGTTCAGGATCAGCG agATTACTCCTCAGCGATTACCTCGTTCCCAACCTCAAGGCTTCATGTTACTGTGA
- the LOC114784459 gene encoding uncharacterized protein LOC114784459 isoform X1, with the protein MMLQLGSWLAQFHANPGRVTSEAAGKKAEESGPAVQDFLKHARNISGLKKVDMFCNLRIPNQYQTSRDEINLVILTGHGVFCVDVKSWAGLVLENKQNWHLQVKDDDQTISNTSIQQVANPLQAIMIKTTNLWNHMKRCGVKVSQSLFVPRVIFLSPHCHLDDTLKNRKELVAHDDLDAFLSSFREGYVSWLSDALTPSWISGHLSYGQLGQLREVLKRMGTWDVVELRGGVQLKGDFQSCTHIALNRQETEQLEFSAIGTLSAESLWALLGHTPQITVKMYKRGGQGWLGKALSGSATIPSNTHVVFRISGEDTDAKIPANAIHTITLSI; encoded by the exons ATGATGTTACAGCTGGGAAGCTGGCTGGCCCAGTTTCACGCCAACCCCGGCCGAGTCACATCAGAGGCGGCGGGAAAGAAGGCAGAGGAGTCCGGCCCTGCGGTCCAGGACTTCCTCAAGCATGCCAG GAACATAAGTGGGCTGAAGAAAGTGGACATGTTCTGCAACCTGAGAATTCCCAACCAGTATCAGACATCCAGGGATGAGATCAACCTAGTAATCCTCACAG GTCACGGGGTGTTCTGTGTCGATGTGAAGAGCTGGGCGGGCCTTGTGCTGGAGAACAAGCAGAACTGGCACCTGCAGGTTAAAGACGACGACCAAACCATCAGCAACACCTCGATACAGCAAGTCGCTAACCCTCTGCAAGCCATAATG ATCAAAACCACCAACCTGTGGAACCACATGAAGCGCTGCGGTGTGAAGGTATCCCAGTCGCTCTTTGTCCCTCGGGTCATCTTCCTCTCACCTCACTGCCACCTGGATGACACTCTGAAGAACAGGAAAGAGCTGGTTGCACACGATGACCTGGACGCATTCCTGAGCTCATTCAGGGAGGGCTATGTGAGCTGGTTGTCAGACGCACTGACACCATCATGGATCTCAG gtcACCTGTCGTATGGGCAGCTGGGTCAGCTCCGGGAGGTGCTGAAGCGAATGGGAACGTGGGACGTGGTGGAGCTGCGAGGTGGGGTGCAACTGAAGGGGGATTTCCAGAGCTGCACGCACATTGCACTCAACAGGCAGGAGACGGAGCAGCTGGAGTTTAGTGCCATTGGAACGCTGTCTGCTGAGTCACTCTGGGCGCTGCTGGGACACACACCACAG ATCACGGTGAAGATGTACAAGCGAGGCGGACAAGGCTGGCTGGGTAAAGCCCTCAGCGGGAGTGCCACCATTCCCTCCAACACGCACGTGGTGTTCAGGATCAGCGGTGAGGACACCGATGCCAAGATCCCTGCCAACGCCATCCACACAATCACCCTCAGCATATGA